Proteins from one Coffea arabica cultivar ET-39 chromosome 8c, Coffea Arabica ET-39 HiFi, whole genome shotgun sequence genomic window:
- the LOC113705440 gene encoding uncharacterized protein, whose amino-acid sequence MKFEFMLSQCLEPSCQTQMTQLTKGVSRREWTPQTIHHPQQLAGSKVRTRDLRLHLQQPQPPDQAPEGWFLKLEKWTMHLGAVASPRKLECFYFTTLQKLEGLEFFLIMS is encoded by the exons atgaaatttgaattcatgcTGAGCCAGTGTTTGGAACCATCTTGTCAGACCCAGATGACTCAGTTGACCAAAG gtgtgtCCCGCAGGGAGTGGACCCCGCAGACTATTCACCACCCTCAGCAACTTGCTGGCAGCAAGGTTCGAACCAGGGACCTGAGGCTCCATCTTCAGCAACCTCAACCACCAGACCAAGCCCCTGAGGGCTGGTTTCTAAA GTTGGAGAAATGGACGATGCATTTGGGAGCAGTCGCATCTCCACGGAAACTGGAGTGCTTTTACTTCACCACCTTGCAGAAATTAGAAGGCTTGGAATTCTTCTTAATCATGAGTTGA
- the LOC113706193 gene encoding DNA mismatch repair protein MSH4-like isoform X1, with product MEDIDDAGEKSSFVVGLIENRAKEVGVAAIDLRSASLHLSQYIETSSSYQNTKTMLQFYDPMVIIVPPNKLAADGMVGISELVDKFCTSTRKVIVSRSYFDDTRGAVLVKNLAAKEPSALGLDTYYKQYYLCLGAAAATVKWTEAEKGVIITNHSLSVTFNGSFGHMNIDTTSVQNLEIIEPLQSTLCGTNNRKRSLFQMLKATRIVGGTRLLRANLLQPLKDIETINARLDCLDELMSNEQLFFGLSQALRKFPKETDRVLCHFCFKPKKVTNGVLAIDNARKSQILISSIILLKTALDALPLLSKVLKDAKCFLLTNIYKSVCENEKYASIRKRIGEVIDEDVLHTRVPFVARTQQCFAVKAGIDGLLDIARRSFCDTSEAAIHNLANKYREDYKLANLKIPFNNRQGFYFSIPQKDINGKLPSKFIQVVKHGNNIHCSTLELASLNVRNKSAAKECYTRTELCLEELMDVIRQDVSVLTLLAEVLCLLDMIVNSFANMISTKPVDQYTRPQFSYDGPLAIDSGRHPILESIHNEFIPNNIFLSEASNMVIVMGPNMSGKSTYLQQICLIIILAQIGCYIPARFATVRIVDRIFTRMGTMDNLELNSSTFMMEMKETAFIMQNVSPRSLIVMDELGRATSSSDGFAIAWSCCEHLLSLKAYTIFATHMENLSELATIYPNVKILHFHVDIKNNRMDFKFQLKDGPRHVPHYGLKLAGVAGLPSSVIETAKSITAKITEKEVRRMKINSLQYNDIQMVYRVAQRLMCLKYSNQDEDSIREALQGLKESILNGSL from the exons ATGGAAGACATAGACGATGCCGGAGAGAAGTCAAGCTTCGTCGTCGGCCTCATCGAGAACAGAGCCAAGGAG GTTGGAGTGGCTGCTATTGACTTGAGGTCTGCTTCTCTGCATCTCTCTCAGTACATCGAGACAAGTAGCTCCTACCAGAATACAAAGACCATGCTGCAGTTCTACGATCCTATGGTCATTATTGTTCCTCCAAATAAGCTGGCAGCTGATGGTATGGTTGGTATCTCAGAATTGGTTGATAAATTTTGTACATCAACAAGAAAG GTTATAGTGTCTCGAAGTTACTTTGATGACACCAGG GGGGCTGTGCTGGTAAAAAATTTAGCTGCCAAAGAACCATCTGCTCTTGGTTTGGATACCTACTACAAACAATATTATCTTTGCTTGGGTGCAGCTGCTGCGACTGTCAAATG GACTGAAGCAGAAAAGGGAGTGATCATCACAAACCACTCATTGTCA GTTACCTTTAATGGATCATTTGGTCACATGAATATTGACACGACTAG tgtccagaatttggaaatcattgagcCTCTGCAGTCCACCCTCTGTGGTACAAACAACAGAAAGAGAAGCTTGTTTCAGATGCTAAAGGCAACAAGAATAGTTGGAGG GACTAGACTTCTGCGAGCCAATCTTTTGCAGCCTCTGAAAGATATTGAAACTATCAATGCTCGACTTGATTGCCTG GATGAGCTTATGAGCAACGAGCAGCTGTTCTTTGGCTTGTCCCAGGCTCTTCGGAAGTTTCCCAAAGAGACAG ATAGGGTCCTTTGCCACTTCTGCTTTAAGCCAAAGAAAGTTACTAATGGAGTGCTGGCCATTGACAATGCAAGAAAGAGTCAAATATTGATATCAAGTATTATCCTACTCAAAACAGCTCTTGATGCATTACCACTCCTCTCGAAG GTCCTTAAGGATGCCAAGTGTTTTCTACTGACAAATATTTACAAGTCTGTTTGTGAGAATGAAAAATATGCTTCCATAAGGAAAAG AATTGGGGAGGTGATTGATGAAGATGTGCTTCATACCCGTGTTCCTTTTGTTGCACGAACACAGCAGTGTTTTGCTGTCAAGGCAGGAATTGATGGACTTCTGGATATTGCAAGGAGATCTTTCTGTGACACCAGTGAAG CAGCTATACACAACCTTGCAAACAAGTATCGTGAAGATTATAAGCTAGCAAATCTGAAAATCCCTTTCAACAACCGACAAGGGTTTTACTTTAGCATTCCACAAAAGGACATCAACGGAAAACTTCCAAGCAAATTCATACAG GTCGTGAAGCATGGAAATAATATCCATTGTTCTACTTTGGAACTTGCTTCT TTGAACGTAAGGAACAAGTCTGCAGCTAAAGAATGCTATACAAGGACAGAGCTTTGCCTGGAAG AATTGATGGATGTCATACGTCAAGATGTATCTGTGCTTACCCTTCTTGCAGAGGTCTTATGCCTCTTGGATATGATAGTTAACTCATTTGCTAACATGATATCAACTAAGCCTGTTGATCAATATACTAGACCTCAATTTAGTT ATGATGGCCCGCTGGCAATTGATAGTGGAAGGCACCCTATCCTAGAAAGCATCCATAATGAGTTCATT CCTAACAATATCTTCCTTTCTGAAGCATCAAACATGGTAATTGTTATGGGCCCGAACAT GAGCGGAAAGAGTACATACCTTCAACAAATTTGTTTGATCATAATCCTCGCGCAAATTGGTTGCTACATCCCTGCCCGCTTTGCTACTGTGAGGATAGTTGATCGCATATTTACAAGGATGGGAACCATGGACAACCTTGAATTAAACTCTAGCACG TTTATGATGGAGATGAAAGAGACGGCCTTTATTATGCAGAATGTCTCCCCTAG GAGTCTGATTGTTATGGATGAACTGGGGAGAGCGACTTCTTCCAGTGATGGATTTGCAATTGCATGGAGCTGTTGTGAGCACCTGTTATCACTGAAAGC GTATACCATATTTGCTACTCATATGGAGAACTTATCAGAACTTGCCACCATTTACCCAAACGTAAAAATTCTTCACTTTCATGTTGACATAAAAAACAACCGTATGGATTTCAAG TTTCAACTAAAAGATGGACCACGACATGTACCACATTATGGGCTGAAATTAGCAGGAGTAGCTGGATTACCTAGTTCAGTGATTGAAACTGCCAAAAGCATCACTGCAAAGATTACAGAGAAG GAAGTCAGAAGAATGAAAATAAATTCTCTACAATACAATGACATCCAAATGGTTTACCGCGTAGCTCAACGCTTGATGTGTTTGAAATATTCGAATCAAGATGAAGATTCAATCCGAGAAGCATTGCAAGGCCTCAAGGAGAGCATCCTCAATGGAAGCCTATAG
- the LOC113703986 gene encoding 3-isopropylmalate dehydratase small subunit 1 produces MAASASIIPSNATATAKFRATSTAATTPLSPPSVLKFPSISPNYPSTKPLISHSALPHFQHKPLSAVTPPNASSTPPPTATASTFHGVCYVVGDNLDTDQIIPAEYLTLVPSNPEEYKKLGSYALIGLPSSYQTRFVEPGQFKSNYSIVIGGDNFGCGSSREHAPVALGAAGVAAVVAESYARIFFRNSVATGEIYPLESEGRLCEECRTGDVVTIEVADNKLINHTTGKEYKLKPIGDAGPVIEAGGIFAYARKTGMIPA; encoded by the coding sequence ATGGCGGCTTCAGCTTCAATCATCCCATCAAACGCAACCGCCACTGCCAAATTTCGCGCCACCTCAACCGCTGCCACCACCCCTCTCTCCCCACCGTCCGTCCTCAAATTCCCCTCAATTTCCCCAAACTACCCCTCCACTAAACCCCTCATTTCCCATTCTGCTCTTCCCCATTTCCAACACAAGCCCCTTTCCGCCGTCACTCCCCCCAACGCCTCCTCCACTCCTCCTCCCACCGCCACCGCTTCCACCTTTCACGGCGTCTGCTACGTTGTCGGCGACAACCTAGACACCGACCAAATCATTCCCGCTGAGTATCTTACCCTGGTCCCCTCCAACCCGGAAGAATACAAAAAGCTCGGGTCCTATGCTCTAATCGGACTTCCCTCTTCCTACCAGACCCGTTTTGTTGAACCCGGCCAATTCAAATCGAATTACTCCATTGTCATCGGTGGTGATAATTTCGGATGTGGGTCTTCCCGTGAGCACGCCCCGGTGGCGCTAGGGGCGGCAGGAGTGGCAGCGGTGGTGGCGGAATCTTATGCGAGGATTTTCTTCAGGAATTCTGTGGCGACTGGAGAAATTTATCCATTGGAATCAGAAGGGAGACTGTGTGAGGAATGTAGGACTGGAGATGTGGTGACAATTGAGGTTGCGGATAACAAATTGATCAATCATACCACTGGGAAAGAGTATAAGTTGAAGCCCATTGGGGATGCTGGCCCGGTAATTGAAGCTGGTGGTATATTTGCTTATGCCCGAAAAACTGGGATGATTCCTGCGTAG
- the LOC113706193 gene encoding DNA mismatch repair protein MSH4-like isoform X2, with translation MEDIDDAGEKSSFVVGLIENRAKEVGVAAIDLRSASLHLSQYIETSSSYQNTKTMLQFYDPMVIIVPPNKLAADGMVGISELVDKFCTSTRKVIVSRSYFDDTRGAVLVKNLAAKEPSALGLDTYYKQYYLCLGAAAATVKWTEAEKGVIITNHSLSVTFNGSFGHMNIDTTSVQNLEIIEPLQSTLCGTNNRKRSLFQMLKATRIVGGTRLLRANLLQPLKDIETINARLDCLDELMSNEQLFFGLSQALRKFPKETDRVLCHFCFKPKKVTNGVLAIDNARKSQILISSIILLKTALDALPLLSKVLKDAKCFLLTNIYKSVCENEKYASIRKRIGEVIDEDVLHTRVPFVARTQQCFAVKAGIDGLLDIARRSFCDTSEAIHNLANKYREDYKLANLKIPFNNRQGFYFSIPQKDINGKLPSKFIQVVKHGNNIHCSTLELASLNVRNKSAAKECYTRTELCLEELMDVIRQDVSVLTLLAEVLCLLDMIVNSFANMISTKPVDQYTRPQFSYDGPLAIDSGRHPILESIHNEFIPNNIFLSEASNMVIVMGPNMSGKSTYLQQICLIIILAQIGCYIPARFATVRIVDRIFTRMGTMDNLELNSSTFMMEMKETAFIMQNVSPRSLIVMDELGRATSSSDGFAIAWSCCEHLLSLKAYTIFATHMENLSELATIYPNVKILHFHVDIKNNRMDFKFQLKDGPRHVPHYGLKLAGVAGLPSSVIETAKSITAKITEKEVRRMKINSLQYNDIQMVYRVAQRLMCLKYSNQDEDSIREALQGLKESILNGSL, from the exons ATGGAAGACATAGACGATGCCGGAGAGAAGTCAAGCTTCGTCGTCGGCCTCATCGAGAACAGAGCCAAGGAG GTTGGAGTGGCTGCTATTGACTTGAGGTCTGCTTCTCTGCATCTCTCTCAGTACATCGAGACAAGTAGCTCCTACCAGAATACAAAGACCATGCTGCAGTTCTACGATCCTATGGTCATTATTGTTCCTCCAAATAAGCTGGCAGCTGATGGTATGGTTGGTATCTCAGAATTGGTTGATAAATTTTGTACATCAACAAGAAAG GTTATAGTGTCTCGAAGTTACTTTGATGACACCAGG GGGGCTGTGCTGGTAAAAAATTTAGCTGCCAAAGAACCATCTGCTCTTGGTTTGGATACCTACTACAAACAATATTATCTTTGCTTGGGTGCAGCTGCTGCGACTGTCAAATG GACTGAAGCAGAAAAGGGAGTGATCATCACAAACCACTCATTGTCA GTTACCTTTAATGGATCATTTGGTCACATGAATATTGACACGACTAG tgtccagaatttggaaatcattgagcCTCTGCAGTCCACCCTCTGTGGTACAAACAACAGAAAGAGAAGCTTGTTTCAGATGCTAAAGGCAACAAGAATAGTTGGAGG GACTAGACTTCTGCGAGCCAATCTTTTGCAGCCTCTGAAAGATATTGAAACTATCAATGCTCGACTTGATTGCCTG GATGAGCTTATGAGCAACGAGCAGCTGTTCTTTGGCTTGTCCCAGGCTCTTCGGAAGTTTCCCAAAGAGACAG ATAGGGTCCTTTGCCACTTCTGCTTTAAGCCAAAGAAAGTTACTAATGGAGTGCTGGCCATTGACAATGCAAGAAAGAGTCAAATATTGATATCAAGTATTATCCTACTCAAAACAGCTCTTGATGCATTACCACTCCTCTCGAAG GTCCTTAAGGATGCCAAGTGTTTTCTACTGACAAATATTTACAAGTCTGTTTGTGAGAATGAAAAATATGCTTCCATAAGGAAAAG AATTGGGGAGGTGATTGATGAAGATGTGCTTCATACCCGTGTTCCTTTTGTTGCACGAACACAGCAGTGTTTTGCTGTCAAGGCAGGAATTGATGGACTTCTGGATATTGCAAGGAGATCTTTCTGTGACACCAGTGAAG CTATACACAACCTTGCAAACAAGTATCGTGAAGATTATAAGCTAGCAAATCTGAAAATCCCTTTCAACAACCGACAAGGGTTTTACTTTAGCATTCCACAAAAGGACATCAACGGAAAACTTCCAAGCAAATTCATACAG GTCGTGAAGCATGGAAATAATATCCATTGTTCTACTTTGGAACTTGCTTCT TTGAACGTAAGGAACAAGTCTGCAGCTAAAGAATGCTATACAAGGACAGAGCTTTGCCTGGAAG AATTGATGGATGTCATACGTCAAGATGTATCTGTGCTTACCCTTCTTGCAGAGGTCTTATGCCTCTTGGATATGATAGTTAACTCATTTGCTAACATGATATCAACTAAGCCTGTTGATCAATATACTAGACCTCAATTTAGTT ATGATGGCCCGCTGGCAATTGATAGTGGAAGGCACCCTATCCTAGAAAGCATCCATAATGAGTTCATT CCTAACAATATCTTCCTTTCTGAAGCATCAAACATGGTAATTGTTATGGGCCCGAACAT GAGCGGAAAGAGTACATACCTTCAACAAATTTGTTTGATCATAATCCTCGCGCAAATTGGTTGCTACATCCCTGCCCGCTTTGCTACTGTGAGGATAGTTGATCGCATATTTACAAGGATGGGAACCATGGACAACCTTGAATTAAACTCTAGCACG TTTATGATGGAGATGAAAGAGACGGCCTTTATTATGCAGAATGTCTCCCCTAG GAGTCTGATTGTTATGGATGAACTGGGGAGAGCGACTTCTTCCAGTGATGGATTTGCAATTGCATGGAGCTGTTGTGAGCACCTGTTATCACTGAAAGC GTATACCATATTTGCTACTCATATGGAGAACTTATCAGAACTTGCCACCATTTACCCAAACGTAAAAATTCTTCACTTTCATGTTGACATAAAAAACAACCGTATGGATTTCAAG TTTCAACTAAAAGATGGACCACGACATGTACCACATTATGGGCTGAAATTAGCAGGAGTAGCTGGATTACCTAGTTCAGTGATTGAAACTGCCAAAAGCATCACTGCAAAGATTACAGAGAAG GAAGTCAGAAGAATGAAAATAAATTCTCTACAATACAATGACATCCAAATGGTTTACCGCGTAGCTCAACGCTTGATGTGTTTGAAATATTCGAATCAAGATGAAGATTCAATCCGAGAAGCATTGCAAGGCCTCAAGGAGAGCATCCTCAATGGAAGCCTATAG
- the LOC113705439 gene encoding uncharacterized protein: MAAGTESIVKYGIIGVGMMGREHLVNLYHLRSQGVAVVCIADPHVPSQQLALSVAESFNWPLQVFSGHKQMLDSGLCDVVVVSTPNMTHFEILMDILNYPKPHHVLVEKPLCTTVADCRRVVEAAKRRPDMLVQVGLEYRYMAPVAKLIDIVKCGTLGQVKMVAIREHRFPFLVKVNNWNRFNCNSGGTLVEKCCHFFDLMRLFAGANPVRVMASGAIDVNHKDEIYDGKVPDIIDNAYVIVEFDNGSRGMLDLCMFAEGSKNEQEISVVGDGGKGEAFVPEGIVRWGTRVGGREGVQTLQASDDRIQYDGLHHGSSYLEHLNFLSAVRAKGAQAPAVNLHDGLISVAIGVAGQLSIEKGRFATIEEVINE; the protein is encoded by the exons ATGGCAGCTGGAACAGAAAGTATTGTTAAGTATGGGATTATTGGAGTTGGAATGATGGGAAGAGAACATCTAGTCAACTTGTATCATCTCAGAAGCCAAGGGGTTGCTGTTGTATGCATTGCTGATCCACATGTCCCTTCTCAACAACTTGCTCTAAGTGTAGCAGAATCTTTTAATTGGCCACtccag gtttTTTCAGGGCATAAGCAGATGCTGGATAGCGGCCTCTGCGATGTAGTGGTGGTTTCTACTCCAAATATGACTCACTTTGAGATTTTGATGGATATTCTTAATTATCCGAAACCCCATCATGTGTTAGTGGAGAAGCCTTTGTGCACAACTGTTGCAGATTGCAGAAGG GTTGTGGAAGCTGCCAAGAGAAGACCAGATATGCTGGTACAAGTTGGGCTTGAGTACAGGTACATGGCACCTGTTGCTAAACTGATAGATATAGTCAAATGTGGAACGCTAGGGCAAGTCAAGATGGTGGCTATCAGAGAGCATCGATTTCCCTTTCTTGTTAAG GTGAATAACTGGAACCGGTTCAACTGTAATTCTGGTGGTACTTTGGTAGAGAAATGCTGCCACTTTTTTGATCTGATGAGGCTATTTGCCGGTGCTAATCCTGTTCGTGTAATGGCATCTGGAGCCATTGATGTTAATCACAAAGATGAAATCTATGATGGAAAG GTTCCTGACATCATTGATAATGCTTATGTAATCGTTGAGTTCGACAATGGTTCTCGTGGCATGCTTGACCTTTGTATGTTTGCTGAAGGGAGCAAGAATGAACAAGAGATATCTGTTGTTGGTGACGGTGGGAAG GGTGAGGCCTTTGTTCCAGAAGGCATTGTACGCTGGGGCACTCGAGTTGGGGGAAGGGAAGGTGTACAAACCTTACAAGCCTCAGATGATCGAATACA ATATGATGGACTGCATCATGGTTCCAGCTATTTGGAACATCTGAACTTTTTGTCTGCGGTCAGAGCTAAAGGGGCACAAGCTCCTGCTGTGAATCTGCATGATGGATTGATTTCGGTAGCTATTGGAGTTGCAGGACAACTATCGATTGAGAAAGGTCGATTTGCTACGATCGAGGAAGTCATAAATGAATAA
- the LOC113706193 gene encoding DNA mismatch repair protein MSH4-like isoform X3, protein MEDIDDAGEKSSFVVGLIENRAKEVGVAAIDLRSASLHLSQYIETSSSYQNTKTMLQFYDPMVIIVPPNKLAADGMVGISELVDKFCTSTRKVIVSRSYFDDTRGAVLVKNLAAKEPSALGLDTYYKQYYLCLGAAAATVKWTEAEKGVIITNHSLSVTFNGSFGHMNIDTTSVQNLEIIEPLQSTLCGTNNRKRSLFQMLKATRIVGGTRLLRANLLQPLKDIETINARLDCLDELMSNEQLFFGLSQALRKFPKETDRVLCHFCFKPKKVTNGVLAIDNARKSQILISSIILLKTALDALPLLSKVLKDAKCFLLTNIYKSVCENEKYASIRKRIGEVIDEDVLHTRVPFVARTQQCFAVKAGIDGLLDIARRSFCDTSEAAIHNLANKYREDYKLANLKIPFNNRQGFYFSIPQKDINGKLPSKFIQVVKHGNNIHCSTLELASLNVRNKSAAKECYTRTELCLEDDGPLAIDSGRHPILESIHNEFIPNNIFLSEASNMVIVMGPNMSGKSTYLQQICLIIILAQIGCYIPARFATVRIVDRIFTRMGTMDNLELNSSTFMMEMKETAFIMQNVSPRSLIVMDELGRATSSSDGFAIAWSCCEHLLSLKAYTIFATHMENLSELATIYPNVKILHFHVDIKNNRMDFKFQLKDGPRHVPHYGLKLAGVAGLPSSVIETAKSITAKITEKEVRRMKINSLQYNDIQMVYRVAQRLMCLKYSNQDEDSIREALQGLKESILNGSL, encoded by the exons ATGGAAGACATAGACGATGCCGGAGAGAAGTCAAGCTTCGTCGTCGGCCTCATCGAGAACAGAGCCAAGGAG GTTGGAGTGGCTGCTATTGACTTGAGGTCTGCTTCTCTGCATCTCTCTCAGTACATCGAGACAAGTAGCTCCTACCAGAATACAAAGACCATGCTGCAGTTCTACGATCCTATGGTCATTATTGTTCCTCCAAATAAGCTGGCAGCTGATGGTATGGTTGGTATCTCAGAATTGGTTGATAAATTTTGTACATCAACAAGAAAG GTTATAGTGTCTCGAAGTTACTTTGATGACACCAGG GGGGCTGTGCTGGTAAAAAATTTAGCTGCCAAAGAACCATCTGCTCTTGGTTTGGATACCTACTACAAACAATATTATCTTTGCTTGGGTGCAGCTGCTGCGACTGTCAAATG GACTGAAGCAGAAAAGGGAGTGATCATCACAAACCACTCATTGTCA GTTACCTTTAATGGATCATTTGGTCACATGAATATTGACACGACTAG tgtccagaatttggaaatcattgagcCTCTGCAGTCCACCCTCTGTGGTACAAACAACAGAAAGAGAAGCTTGTTTCAGATGCTAAAGGCAACAAGAATAGTTGGAGG GACTAGACTTCTGCGAGCCAATCTTTTGCAGCCTCTGAAAGATATTGAAACTATCAATGCTCGACTTGATTGCCTG GATGAGCTTATGAGCAACGAGCAGCTGTTCTTTGGCTTGTCCCAGGCTCTTCGGAAGTTTCCCAAAGAGACAG ATAGGGTCCTTTGCCACTTCTGCTTTAAGCCAAAGAAAGTTACTAATGGAGTGCTGGCCATTGACAATGCAAGAAAGAGTCAAATATTGATATCAAGTATTATCCTACTCAAAACAGCTCTTGATGCATTACCACTCCTCTCGAAG GTCCTTAAGGATGCCAAGTGTTTTCTACTGACAAATATTTACAAGTCTGTTTGTGAGAATGAAAAATATGCTTCCATAAGGAAAAG AATTGGGGAGGTGATTGATGAAGATGTGCTTCATACCCGTGTTCCTTTTGTTGCACGAACACAGCAGTGTTTTGCTGTCAAGGCAGGAATTGATGGACTTCTGGATATTGCAAGGAGATCTTTCTGTGACACCAGTGAAG CAGCTATACACAACCTTGCAAACAAGTATCGTGAAGATTATAAGCTAGCAAATCTGAAAATCCCTTTCAACAACCGACAAGGGTTTTACTTTAGCATTCCACAAAAGGACATCAACGGAAAACTTCCAAGCAAATTCATACAG GTCGTGAAGCATGGAAATAATATCCATTGTTCTACTTTGGAACTTGCTTCT TTGAACGTAAGGAACAAGTCTGCAGCTAAAGAATGCTATACAAGGACAGAGCTTTGCCTGGAAG ATGATGGCCCGCTGGCAATTGATAGTGGAAGGCACCCTATCCTAGAAAGCATCCATAATGAGTTCATT CCTAACAATATCTTCCTTTCTGAAGCATCAAACATGGTAATTGTTATGGGCCCGAACAT GAGCGGAAAGAGTACATACCTTCAACAAATTTGTTTGATCATAATCCTCGCGCAAATTGGTTGCTACATCCCTGCCCGCTTTGCTACTGTGAGGATAGTTGATCGCATATTTACAAGGATGGGAACCATGGACAACCTTGAATTAAACTCTAGCACG TTTATGATGGAGATGAAAGAGACGGCCTTTATTATGCAGAATGTCTCCCCTAG GAGTCTGATTGTTATGGATGAACTGGGGAGAGCGACTTCTTCCAGTGATGGATTTGCAATTGCATGGAGCTGTTGTGAGCACCTGTTATCACTGAAAGC GTATACCATATTTGCTACTCATATGGAGAACTTATCAGAACTTGCCACCATTTACCCAAACGTAAAAATTCTTCACTTTCATGTTGACATAAAAAACAACCGTATGGATTTCAAG TTTCAACTAAAAGATGGACCACGACATGTACCACATTATGGGCTGAAATTAGCAGGAGTAGCTGGATTACCTAGTTCAGTGATTGAAACTGCCAAAAGCATCACTGCAAAGATTACAGAGAAG GAAGTCAGAAGAATGAAAATAAATTCTCTACAATACAATGACATCCAAATGGTTTACCGCGTAGCTCAACGCTTGATGTGTTTGAAATATTCGAATCAAGATGAAGATTCAATCCGAGAAGCATTGCAAGGCCTCAAGGAGAGCATCCTCAATGGAAGCCTATAG